Below is a genomic region from Hypomesus transpacificus isolate Combined female chromosome 1, fHypTra1, whole genome shotgun sequence.
CAGCATCAGCCCCTGATTTACAGCCCCTCTCCTTCCATTAGAAGACACCTGATCCTGGCTCGCCCTGGCCTGCCGGGATTTAGAGGCTGGGGGCAGAACACCCAGGAAATTGCCCCACAACAGTAACTGTACAGCCAGCTCAGTGACCCAGGCTACTTAGAGCTACCGGATTAGATCTGTGAAGagccaccttctctctctctttctgttagtCATTAGGAAGCCTCCTTTGCTAGATCTGTAAGTGATATGCTGGACAGCATCTGAATTACATGGATGCTTTTAGGAGGCTTTCACAGAAACATAGGAGGGAAGTGATTCATATTTAACTCTCCTGTTCTTCTCTTTCCCACTCTCATTCCCTGTCCTCATTTTTTTCAATTAAGAATGATATATTATTTGTACTtcaacttctgtgtgtgtgtgtgctgggcgtgtatgtgtgttctgcgtgcacgtgtgtatgtgtgtgtgtgtgctgtgtgtgtgtgtttgctccccctcctcccagcctgtcAGCTCATCCGTTCCTCATTCTGCACATCTGTCCTTCCGCTGATACCAGAGGGGTGTGGTCCACAGACACAGCGTGAGCACCCGACCCACAACATCAAATCAGAGGAAAAGCCACACCTCacctcgcacacgcacacacaggggggAACGGCGTGGAGCGAGTTGACACAGTGTGACCTGTTAGAGTGTGCGTGTCTGGGTCTGTCCTCAGCGCTCTGTCTGCCGTGTGCAGGCACATGTGACCTCACAGATATTAAGTAGAGGGAATTATACCTCCCCAGTGATACGACATGAATTACGGGCGTGAAATGAGGCACAGAGTCCTCCCATCTCTGCGGACGTCCTCTCTGGGCTCCGCCGCAACGGGACGTGAAGTCTCATTCCATACGAGGACGCAGCAGGCTAGTCCCAGGGACGTCTCCAGTCTCCTTCTCTGGCTCCCTGCCTGCTGGGCCAAGAGGCGGGCCCAGGGCCCCTCCGGTCCCCTGTGGGGGCCAGTGATAGAGGCTCAAGTCCCAGACTCTGTTGTTGAGTCCTGCTGCTTTCCTGGGGGCCTGGCTGGATCACTGGCTCTCGTCTCTTTGCCTGGCTGTTGATAAGACTTCACTGAGCACCTTGAAGCACCACTGATTACTTCCCAGCTGTGTGTCGATTGGTCGGACCCCACCCTCGCTTTTCTCCTCCAGACATCCGCTAGGTCGCCTCAAGTCAGCgttaagtctgtgtgtgtgagtctgtgttaagtgtttgtgtgagtcaagtgcctgtgtgtgtgtgtgtcttagtacAGGATTAATACCCAGCTTTTATCCAGCTAAGACTCTTGAAATGTGCTCTTTTGTAGAGCGGAAAGGTCAAACAGGAAATCGTGGTTCTCATCTGATATGGAGGCTTTGCTTTCTTTATTTTACAAGCCATCATCATCTCCGATGGATTGTAAatgaaatgagtgtgtgtggtgtgtgtgtgtcggtgatagagagagagagagagagagagagagagagagagagagatagagagagagagactgtttgtGGGAAGTTCTATGAGTCAGGGATGGCAGTTGAGGTGCATTAGTTGATGTTTCAGAGATAGGCATTTACTACTCCGCTGCATGACTCAGTGGTTATACCAAAAGCAATTATTTGAACACCGCCTCCCTCTTTTCTTTGCCTCCCCCCCCAGAGGCCTTTGAACTGGTGCTGCGACATGGCCGTAACTCCACCCTGCTGATGCTGAGGGCGGAGTTCCCCGtgctggggggcggggcccaGAGGGCGGTGGACCAGCTCCTCCAGGACGTGTCTCTCTACATGCTGGGCTCCGACTCCAGCGTGGACCACATGGTCACCGCCTTCTTCACCCGCCTCTTCCCCCTCGCCTACCTCCGCCTGCTCGGGGGCAGTGTCACGTCCTTGTCCGAAGAGTGCCTCCGAGGTGCCTGGAAGGAGTCCGGAGCGTTCGCCCACTACCCCAAACTGATGATGACGCGGCTGTCGCGCTCTCTCCTGGCCACCCGGGTCTTCCTGCAGGCTCTCAACCTGGGCATCGAGGTGGTCAACACCACGGACCACCTGCGCCCAGCCAGGGACTGTGGCCGCGCCCTGCTGAGGCTGTGGTACTGCCCCCACTGCCAGGGCCTGCTGGctcccccagcctgcaggggcTTCTGCCAGGCAGTGATGCAGGGGTGCCTGGGGGGCGCGGCGGAGGTGCAGCCCCACTGGAAGGCCTAcgtggaggggctggggaggctggCCGGGGGCATGAGTAGGGAGCAGGACATGGAGGACGTGGTGCTCCGGCTCCACAGCCTGGTGCGGCTGGGCCTCCGGCACGCCGTCAACGCACGCAGTCGGCTCCTTACGCTGGtgagttctacacacacacacacgcacagatttacacccacacacttgtacgtacacacacacacactcctataaATGCACACATTCATACGCGCCCACACACACGACCAGACACAGATCCTTATCACTGTCGGCCTTAACAAGTATTTTTTTCTCTGGCAGTTgtagctcccctcctcccaccaccaccacccttcatCCTTCTCCAGTGGTGACCCCTCCATGTGCAGTTTAAACTGCAGTATAACCGCTTATACGTATAGTTGGTCCTCTGCGTACATTTGAAGTGGAGGAGAAGTGCTCATGAAATATGGACGTCTTTTCTGGAGAGGGTTGTAGTAGTGTGTTTGCTGGCGTATATGTTGGATGGTGCTGAACTTTTTACTCTCACACCCTGGGTCCTTCCGACAACCAGGTTTCCTCTCTCAAACCCCATCATTTATTAACACAGGGGGTTGACCTCACTTAGTCTGCActcgcgcgctctctctctctctctctctctctctctctctctctctctccctctctctctctctctctgtctctctctgtgagtgtgAAGGGATGCTAAAACAAACATCTAATATGATGCTGTCTCAGACTTGGAGGAAAAGGATTTTCAGAGTGGTAAAAGGTGTCGGATAAGGACCTGTAACCTAACCTGTACTGTAGTTCACTGAAGACTCagtgctgtgggtgtgtgtctgtgtgggtgtttggCAGGGCATCTTTCTGTTGTCATTGAGGGGACGAAGGCATCATTTCCCTAATGGCAAATGCAATTCTATCAAACCGTAATGAGAGGGCAACTGAAATTGGACAACAATTTAGGACCACCCTGGAGGATTTGACTTTAGCTGAACCAGTGTCACTTTGACTTACACTGTCCAaacttttcccctcctcccattggttgtccccctctgtgtgtgtatttccctTGTATTGGGTCAGTGAGAGAAAGCTAGACTGGCACAGGTAGACTGGATGTGCTTATCGCGGATGTTCAGTACATAGTACACAGACAGCTGGAACACAAGGGACTGTTTTGGGGCTTTTCTCACAAACGGGACGCTTGCTGTGAGGGGTGACAGACTGGCTGAGTGTTTATGTAGAAGGAGGCAGGAGGTGTGAGGGAGATGGTTCTGCCTGTTGTCCTCCTAGGGACTGAAACATTCTCTCTGCTGCTCCATGAACATCTACTGACCACGATGTCTGCCCTCGGTTCAGCAGTCACGTTCAGCTGGAATGGCACCTGCTCAGATGGCACCAACCCTGACCCAGTATGAACCAGCCTGGTCCCCACAGCCcaaacaggggaggggaggagggagagagggggaggcaaagcgggggagggaggtggagcaggagaggggaagtgagggacagaggctgtgagagagggagagggagagggagagggagagggagagggagagggagagggagagggagagggagagggagagagggagagggagaggggaggtggattataagagaaggagagaggagaggacagccaGAAGCCTGGAGTCTGAATCCATTCACCTGTCACAATGTTGAAATGTCCCCatttctctcctgcctctctccatcctctctcctccatccagcttctctccattctctctccagCGTCTCaccttcctttcttctctttccatcctctctccagcctccctcctacAGTTCAATGCCCTCTGTTTCCCACGTTTGTCCATTGTATGTCATCTCACCATCcttttccctttccctctctcttctctctcttttctctctctctctctctctctctctctctctctctctctctctctctctctctcctctctctctctctctctctctctctctctctctctctctctctctctctctctctctctctctatctttctttctttctttcttacacacacacacacacactgtgggagAAGATGCATGATTTATGAAGCTCTATTTTTACCAGTTACCGAGCAGAAGCAAGGGAGAAACggcgacaaagagagagatggagagagagaaggagaagtagagagagttTGAAGTGAGAGcccaggggggaaggaggagaggagagcatggTGGAGGCATCCATCACCCTGCGACCCCTCAGCTGTAAGCGAGACTGGGAAGGAGGCTTTATTGGTGAGACAGAAGTATGATGGATCTTCCCAGGCTCTGTGGAACAtggtggagcaggggagagctCCCACTCTACGTTGTGACACTCTAATCCTGTCTGTGTATtactcctgcctgcctgcctgcctgcctgcctgcctgcctgcctgcctgcctgcctgcctgcctgcctgcctgcctgcctgcctgcctgtctgtctgtctgtctgtctgcctgtttgtctgcttgtccaccagtctgtctgcctgcctgtccaccagtctgtctacctgcccgtcagcctgtctgtctgactttctgtctacctgtctgtctgtctgcctgcctgcctgtctgactttctgtctggctgtctgactttctgtctgcctgtctttatgtatatctgtctgtcagtcagtttaACACTAAGAGTTTCCCCCCTGCTGTCCTCACCACTAAGGTGGTTCTTTAAGTTCGCTCATACTGGCTTAGAGAGTCATCGAATTCAGAtgcagcagagtgtgtgtttcttgtgtaTGTGCTGGACACACTTACACCCACTCAAATGTACTCATACacatttgtgtgcctgtgtgtgtatgtttgtgtgtgtgtgtgtgtgtgtactacgtGGCCCCCTCCCCGACAGAGGCTGGCTGCTGGGTGCAGATAAAAGTGTGAGGATATTTCAGTGCTCTCACGCTGAGACAGCCTTATCTGCAGCCTCTCTTGTTGGTGGTGCTGGTCCTGCCCGGCTCCATATTAATACCCCACTAATGAGGCCTTTCCTTGAAGATCCGGAAattgtggaggagggagggacagaggggggggggggggggggtttgctgAATCAGTCTCTCCCTCGTGCCACCCCTCCCCTGAGGATGCTGGGAAGGCACAAACAAAGAGAGGTAAAAAGCTCCAATCACATTAATCATGGCCTGCAGGAAGGCAGGCTGAGAGACATAGGAGAAAACTGAAAGAGGAGctgggccagtgtgtgtgagtgggtttgGTTGGCCCTgagcacgagtgtgtgtgtgtgtttgcttgcacatgtgtgtgtgtgtgtctaccgaTTTCCCCGGAGCAAACAGTAGGGGAGTATTAGTGAGAACGGGTGGTCTGGGATGTTGGGTATTAGCTAATGCTTGGCACTGGAGTGCTCCAGCCATCTGTGGCTATCAGACTGTTATCTCAGCTCTGTGTGATGGGCTCTGCTTAGGGAGTGgggagtgtgtggatgtgtttatatggtgtgtgtgtgtgtactgtatatgtatgtatgtatgtttatgcatgcatgtacctgtatgtattcatgtatgaatgtataagtgtgtgtgtgtctgtatgtgtataatatgtatatatttctctgtgtgtgtgtgtgtctgtgtatatgtacagtatatgtatgtatgcatgtctgaatgtgtgtttgtgtaaatacgTATGTATGCAGTTtgcatgtccgtgtgtgtgggtaggtgtgtgtgtgtgttcaggggtctCTGGTGGCTGGCCTACGTCCTTGTGTAAAGAGCCTGTATCGATTAACACTGATGACCATGTTCTTCAGCCCATCAGCATATGAGAATGTCAGCAGGGCGGTCTGTGCTTGGCCTCTCTGCATCAGGCCCTGGCTGGGGAGCTCACAGGCCTCGTCAGGGCTGACTGCATGGACTTTATGCTAATGTGTGTACGTACATCAGGTACTAGAGCAGCTCTAATAGTGTGAAATCAGTTTATGAACATCACGAGTGGGTGTTTCGGAGAGCGTACCTTGGGTGTGTTAGCGTGTGCCTGTCGATGtagaggtgtttgtgtgtgtgtgtgtagagctgtgtgtgtgtgtctgtgtgtgcatgttgctgtgtgtacatgttactgtgtgcgtgtgtgtgtgtgtgtgtgtgtgtgtgcgcataggtgtgtgtgagtgcacctgtgtgtgtgtgtgtgtctcgagAGATGCTAGTGTCTGTGAGTCCTCCCCAGCGTCCCTGATAAAGACATCCAGGTCTGCTCTGTGAATCCTCCCCAGCGTCCCTGATAAAGACATCCAGGTCTGCTCTGTGAGTCCTCCCCAGCGTCCCTGATAAAGACATCCAGGTCTGCTCTGTGAATCCCATCAGTATGCATGTGGAGGACGATCAGGATATTCACTTAAGGCGAGCTGGGTACAATTAGCTGTTAACATTACAAGCAGAATGGAGCTCTGTCCAGACACCCCCAGGGGAAATTACACCTCCAGCAAATCATTTAACTACAAACATTAACAAGCATTTGCATTTTTATTGCACCTGAAAAGAATAGCTGGGGTGTATTATctctggaacacagagagaCTTTTTAGTTATTATTGTTCTGTCTTTCCTTGTGAAAACAATGGATGGTGTTCATCCCTGAGATGAACAAGAGGAGCGGAGGCCTCATCTTCACGTGGTTATGAGGACTGAAAGGGAAAGCAGAAACGGCTGGTGGGGGGAGACAATGACTCGTTTGTCATGCTAATCCCTCTTTTTATCCCTcggaaaataaacaaacaaaaacagatgACAACACGAAGGCGTTAAGCTAAGTAAGATCTAAAGTTTGGCGTCCGGCGAGATTTTACTGTACAGCAGCTAGGGCAGATGGTCAAGAGAGGGGTTCTGTGTCCAGTTCCTCATTGTATCTTttctatcctccctctctccccctttctctctctccccctctctccccctctctccccctttctctctctccccctctctccccctttctccccctttctctctctcctcctatcctttctctctcctcctatcctctctctttccccctctcacctcctttcTCCAGGTGGGCAGTATGTGTGGCCAGTCCCCCCAGAGGGTGTCTCGCTCCGTGATGCCCCCTGCAGACCAGCCCCCTGGGGCCCCAGCCCCCCGCCACACCCAGCCTGCACCCTTCCACCCTGAGACTCTGGCAGGCCATCGCAGGTGAGAGGACAACCTGACCGCCAGCCTTCCTTCTGGCCTTTgctccaacctcctcctcctcccccttctcttcctctgcagAAGTGCTCTCTGATTGACAGTGCTCAGCTATTCTAGTGTTACTCCCACCCTTTCTGACAGGTGAAgaaatcttgtgtgtgtgtttatgtttggaaaggtgtgtgtgtgtggtgtgtgtgtgtgtgtgtgtggtgcttggTAAGTGACATGTCTTCACCCCTTGACAGTCTCTCTGCAATAGCCGGTGTAAATGACCAGAGTGGTGCAGCTCGTCCCCTGGCCTCAGCAGAGTGGCCACATCCATGCCAATTAGTCACTGCACTCACTCCAGctgcatctctcttcctcttcacctctttctctcactctttcagtctctccGCTAGCCCGTACCATTACCGTTTTTATTTCATCCCTTCATTCTGTTGCTCTTtactccctgtctttctctctctttacctctgaAGCTTTATCTATGGTCTCTCAGCAGTGTGTGCATTACCATTATTGTAACAATAGCTTATCAATGCtgctatttctctctttttctataactccattctccctccctctccctctctctcaccatacCTCTCACcatatctctccttccctctccttgtcctatcctctctccctctctctcaccatatctctctccttctctctccttccctctccttgtcctatcctccttccctccctctctcccgcctcAGGGAGTTCATCTTCAGTCTGCGGGCTTTCAGCTCCTTCTACAGTGGTCTGGGGGAGACCCTGTGCGGCCGTGAGCCGGAGACGCTCAACCACTCCCTCTGCTGGAACGGACAGGAAATGACAGACAGGTAACCGCTCCCGCTCACCGAAGGGTGTCTTTGTTCACCGCATCAGAGAGGGCAGTAGGGGCAGAATTCTTAACCACTTCAATATCAAGGCTGCAGCTGTAATCCATCTAAATAGCACACTCTGCAACAATGAAACTATTTTACTGCTATGTGGTCCAGCTCATTACAGTAGATGTCTTAAAGTGTATAAACTCCCTTGAGCAGCCCCTCCAGTCAGGTGAGTGTACTTGACTTGAAGGTTAAGATTGTACGAAAGTGATGAGCTTTGCAAGGCTTGCCATTTCTCTATGTgagtgtttgtaagtgtgtgtgtgtgtgtgtttgtaagtgtgtgtgtgtgtgtgtgtttgtaagtgtgtgtgtgtgtgagtgagtgtataaATCTTGACTTGAGCGCCATGCAAGGTTATTAAagtcagctgttctgtttcCTTCCTCCCGCTTGGTTAATTGTCGCTTCGATCTTTCTGTCCTGCCCTCACCCTGATCTCTCCGCCCACCACAGAACCCAATTTGGATCTCCCAGCATTTCACTTCCCCTCTTGTCTTCTCCGCTCCTTGCATCGTAACTTCCTCCCTCATCCCAATTTCAATTTGCCTCACTTAGCCAAGCTCGTTTTTCTGTCTCCTCGTAAAATGTGCATCGATTTCAATCTTAGCAAAGGCACCTCCTGGTAGAACTAGAGGTGAGAATTAAAGTTTGTGTTTTCCCCCAAAGTAGCGACCTGGTCCCGGAGGAGGCTCAGGTGGAGGTGTAGCACTTGACCCTGTCCTCCaaggagaagacagaggagacGGAGTTCTTTCTTGGATGTCCCTGTGTCCTCTCAGTTCCTCTCAGGgggaaggaggacagagagagggagggagggggaagatatggaaagagagaaagaaaaagagggagatgaggacagagatggagggagggtgaaagagagtgaaagagaaggagggtgagagagatgaagagagagagagagagagaggtatggttTAGCGCACTCACAGCGTCCTccggggcagagaggaggatgacgaAAGGGCAGAGGTATCCTGAGGAGATAATTACCATgggccagagaggagagagatggtgatagagaggtggagaggaatgagatgaagagatagagatggtgaggcagagagaagggaggcagGATTGTTACT
It encodes:
- the gpc3 gene encoding glypican-3; its protein translation is MVGVSLSGALFACFLYLLFPVPGGQVAVPSCHEVRASFQSLHPGSKWAPETPVSGADLQVCQSRGPSCCSKRMEERYQVAARQNMEAGLQAASAQLKLLIIHNAALFQEAFELVLRHGRNSTLLMLRAEFPVLGGGAQRAVDQLLQDVSLYMLGSDSSVDHMVTAFFTRLFPLAYLRLLGGSVTSLSEECLRGAWKESGAFAHYPKLMMTRLSRSLLATRVFLQALNLGIEVVNTTDHLRPARDCGRALLRLWYCPHCQGLLAPPACRGFCQAVMQGCLGGAAEVQPHWKAYVEGLGRLAGGMSREQDMEDVVLRLHSLVRLGLRHAVNARSRLLTLVGSMCGQSPQRVSRSVMPPADQPPGAPAPRHTQPAPFHPETLAGHRREFIFSLRAFSSFYSGLGETLCGREPETLNHSLCWNGQEMTDRFPAPGLKRPHTHGSDSKNKPPEPVISQIIDKLKHINQLLRLVTVPEKRWRARSGGGGADGRNEEDEEEGLVSGDCDDEDECTGVSGLGPPPRRKRLRIFADLSDNLDDFTFHEQLLTPRLATDGAGANSSGPSQGWSYLVAVVSLPLPLLLLGLH